The Thermoleophilaceae bacterium genome has a window encoding:
- a CDS encoding squalene/phytoene synthase family protein, whose amino-acid sequence MQDLTSAYRHCERVTRRRAANFFYGIRLLPPAKRRAMCAAYAFAREVDDIGDGTMSPEQKLAALDELQGRLHGSNGHEPTPMMVALGDATQRFQLPVDAFDDLIAGVRTDIYPARFDTFDETVIYCRRVAGSIGRLCLAIFGSTDPERAYVLADDLGVAMQLTNILRDVREDALGGRVYLPREDLVRFDCPNFPEGSPEALSALVSFQAGRAREWFDRGLELVPLLDTRSASCVLAMTGIYRRLLERIEESPGLVMERRVSLPGWEKAWVAARSLMEAAA is encoded by the coding sequence GTGCAGGATCTCACCAGCGCATACCGCCACTGCGAGCGGGTCACTCGGCGTAGGGCGGCCAACTTCTTCTATGGCATCAGGCTGCTGCCGCCGGCGAAGCGCCGCGCGATGTGCGCGGCGTACGCGTTCGCGCGCGAGGTCGATGACATCGGCGACGGCACGATGTCGCCCGAGCAGAAGCTCGCCGCGCTCGACGAGCTCCAGGGCCGCCTCCACGGGTCGAACGGCCACGAGCCCACGCCGATGATGGTCGCGCTCGGCGATGCCACGCAGCGCTTCCAGCTCCCGGTGGACGCCTTCGACGACCTGATCGCCGGCGTGCGCACCGACATCTATCCCGCGCGCTTCGACACCTTCGACGAGACGGTGATCTACTGCCGCCGGGTCGCGGGATCGATAGGCCGGCTCTGCCTCGCCATCTTTGGTTCAACCGACCCGGAGAGGGCATATGTACTCGCAGATGACCTCGGCGTGGCAATGCAGCTCACGAACATCCTGCGAGACGTCCGCGAGGACGCCTTGGGCGGTCGCGTCTACCTGCCGCGCGAGGACCTCGTGCGCTTCGACTGCCCGAACTTCCCGGAGGGATCGCCCGAGGCCCTTTCCGCACTGGTGTCGTTCCAGGCCGGCCGGGCGCGCGAGTGGTTCGACCGCGGGCTCGAGCTCGTGCCGCTGCTCGACACAAGGAGCGCCTCTTGCGTGCTCGCAATGACCGGCATCTACAGGCGATTGCTGGAGCGGATCGAGGAGTCGCCCGGTCTCGTGATGGAGCGGCGAGTGTCGCTTCCGGGTTGGGAGAAGGCGTGGGTGGCGGCGCGCAGCCTGATGGAGGCGGCGGCGTGA